Proteins from a single region of Sporosarcina sp. P33:
- a CDS encoding class I SAM-dependent methyltransferase produces the protein MHHSHSKHHKGKVSYLESAERRKEFSPEKLFNSISVKETDTILDFGAGTGYFTISAAERTKGNVYALDQDADMVELIKERAAEKQLTNIVPIAGSMESLPVTDSSIDIIIASLVLHEIKSLVPVLKQMKNLLTSDGYLVCLELEPKGSSGRAPRVTMEGMERDMREAGFQVTEKFFPSESLYALVVRKMN, from the coding sequence ATGCACCACTCACATAGCAAGCATCACAAAGGAAAAGTATCCTATTTGGAAAGTGCCGAAAGAAGAAAAGAATTTTCTCCGGAAAAGCTGTTTAATAGCATTTCTGTAAAAGAAACGGACACTATATTGGACTTCGGTGCTGGAACCGGCTATTTTACTATCTCTGCAGCCGAAAGAACAAAAGGAAATGTATATGCGCTCGATCAGGACGCTGACATGGTGGAACTTATAAAGGAAAGAGCAGCTGAGAAACAACTTACGAATATTGTGCCGATAGCCGGAAGCATGGAATCGCTGCCTGTAACGGATAGCTCTATCGATATTATCATCGCATCTCTCGTACTTCATGAAATCAAGTCGTTGGTACCCGTCCTAAAGCAAATGAAGAATCTGCTTACGAGTGATGGATATCTGGTCTGTCTTGAACTTGAACCAAAAGGAAGTTCCGGAAGAGCTCCAAGAGTTACAATGGAAGGAATGGAACGGGATATGAGGGAAGCAGGATTCCAAGTAACAGAGAAATTCTTCCCGTCAGAATCTTTGTATGCACTTGTTGTCAGGAAAATGAATTAA
- a CDS encoding Rrf2 family transcriptional regulator: protein MRYSKATGYALHTTVHIMLQPEGSSVGVQELAEMQHLSPTYLSKILTKLTKAGLIHSTPGAKGGYKIARLKHEISFLDVINAIEGNNSLFDCSIHHEGCLIENVMREAEDHMRNELSLKLLIDIAKEAEARHINDKGMQQ from the coding sequence ATGAGATATTCAAAAGCGACAGGCTACGCATTGCATACGACGGTCCATATTATGCTGCAGCCTGAGGGCAGTTCTGTCGGCGTGCAGGAATTAGCTGAAATGCAGCACCTGTCCCCGACGTATTTGTCCAAAATATTGACGAAACTTACGAAAGCAGGTTTGATTCATTCGACGCCGGGTGCGAAGGGCGGATACAAAATAGCTCGACTCAAGCATGAAATATCTTTTTTAGATGTGATCAATGCCATTGAAGGAAATAATAGCTTGTTTGACTGCTCGATTCATCATGAAGGCTGCTTGATTGAAAATGTTATGAGAGAGGCCGAAGATCATATGAGAAATGAACTGTCATTGAAGCTTCTAATCGATATTGCAAAAGAGGCGGAAGCGAGGCATATAAATGATAAGGGAATGCAGCAATGA
- a CDS encoding cupin domain-containing protein has product MNLISHEAQYAADLNKSPFFKQDDKNYINIVNVKQLNTLDNVSMLDIFLAKDHIIEPHYHPNGDELTYCVSGAATISIMNISTKEFQHYRITPGQVVNIPQGWWHYQIAHSDDTHLQGIFNTGTPEVVLGSDILTATPADVFAYSYGLDAEQWKAAVQNIPPSQLIGPPAV; this is encoded by the coding sequence ATGAATCTGATCTCACACGAAGCCCAGTACGCAGCGGATTTGAATAAAAGCCCCTTTTTCAAACAAGACGACAAAAACTATATAAACATTGTGAATGTGAAACAGCTGAATACACTGGACAATGTATCCATGCTGGATATATTTCTCGCCAAAGACCATATAATCGAACCTCATTATCATCCAAATGGTGATGAGCTGACCTATTGTGTATCAGGCGCTGCGACGATCTCTATAATGAATATCTCAACGAAAGAATTCCAGCACTACCGAATTACTCCCGGCCAGGTAGTCAATATCCCCCAGGGCTGGTGGCATTACCAAATCGCACATTCGGATGACACGCACCTGCAGGGAATTTTCAATACCGGCACACCCGAAGTCGTATTAGGTTCCGATATCTTAACTGCCACACCCGCTGATGTCTTCGCTTATTCCTATGGCCTCGATGCAGAACAATGGAAGGCCGCGGTTCAGAATATTCCCCCTTCCCAGCTGATTGGTCCGCCTGCTGTGTAA